Genomic segment of Pagrus major chromosome 19, Pma_NU_1.0:
ttctttgtgaaagaagaagaggaacagGGACAGTCTTTATAAACAGATTATGTTTATCCAGGCTCACCAATAAAAGCAGTCTCAGATGGCAGGTTGGAGTCTCTGTGGATGTATCCAGGTTTGTtcctctgaaagaagaaataaagacCAATCTATTAAACACATACCAGTCAGACGAGAAAATCATGCAAGATATATTGATGATGAGTACTCACACGACGATAGCTGCTCAGGTGCTGCTCCAAAAAGTCTGCAGTGAAACACAACAATGAGTAAAAGAGCACAACAGTTTgaggagaaatgtgtttttgtgctcaCTGACCAGgatcttcctctctcttcatgAGCCTGATTTTGCGTTGCTGTTCACGAAGAAGCGCCTGCTGTTGGATGTCCAGACTTTGCGCGTCAGTGGGAGGGTCGGGGTACATGTGACGGACCTCCTCGCGAGATGCTGTGTCTGACAAAGGAAAGTAATTATCCCATGAGGTGTTGTCCCACATCTGTCCTTCAGTAGGGTTTCTCCGATGaagcaataacaaaaataagGAATAAAAAAGGTAAAGTCACAGACAAGTGGTAGGCATTAAAAGAGAAACCAACACTTTTCATATATGTCAGAGTAATTAGAAACAGTAATTTCTAATTGCTCCCTTCTTTACTGTCTCTCTTCCATCTTGGCTGTGACTCAGCAACTCCACAGCCTGGCAACATCCCTCCCCCTACATCGTATCAAGGTTTGACTGTGCAGAATGGATCTGATGCAGCTTTAAATCCATAATTTATATGAGGAAGTTTGATAAGTAATTTTGTCACAAACTTGCATTTCTTCCTATGTTGTTGGTCCTACAAGCTGCAGCTCAGACTCCTGCTTTAACTTGGTCTGGGAGCCCATCCAAAGCCATTTCCTTGGTCGCTTACATTACAATCCTCTGTTCATGCTGCCTGTCACGACCTCATGAGATTAAAGTTTCAGCGTGGctagagggagacagaggactGATGAGGCTCTGGAAAGTCTAAACCATCTGGCGATGCCCAGCTGGTTTAGGACCGCAGTGATCCTCTGTTGTCCTTACATCGATGCCACGCTCGAGGCAATTATGTGAAGGTTTATTGATATCAAAGTTGGAAAAAATGGGTCAGTTCAGAGGACAGAAGCAATCCCAACTGGCAATGTCCAACTGGCGTCAGAATGATGTTCAGTTCACAACTAAGGGTTAGACATAAtatttcttccttcttctttcaCAAAAAGTAACCACTGTGAAAGTCTTACTGCAGTTTGTAAGTGCATTGTATGACCATTGTTGTTACCTCTGGATCATAGAGAAGGAAGAACTGGCACTAGCAGGCAGAGGGTCACTGCCTGCACTGAAATCAAAGTGTCTGTCATCACCTCTGTATTTAAGCTGGTTGAACTCCCTGAAATGTTCCATATTAACACGTTCAGCAGCGGAGGAGGGACTCCTGGTTGATGGCTGGACGTCTCGCTTGTGCGCTGATTTGAAGGCGTCCACTCTGGGTCGTCCTCTGGGCCTGAGCAGAGAAGGAAAACCCCACTTTAAACAGGGCAGTTACCTCAAATACCCACAGATGCCTTTTTGTAATGTCTCATTAGTTCACTGTCTTGAATGCTGTCCAAAGAGCCTGCAGTTCCACTTGATACACTGGCCCCTATAGGTTAGGCTAGATTCAAAAGCTGTTAAGtgaatattgttattaaataGTAAGGACATAGCacctggtttgtgtgtgttgagcacTTCCAAATGCTTTTATGAGGCCTAAAAGCATGGGGCTTTTCTGTGTAAGCAGCTTATATTAGAACCACAGAAAGGCAGTGGGACTGGCGCCAGTTCAGAGGCATTTCTCTGATGATTGGCAGCAAACTTATTTGAATATAAGCAGAGATTTATACAAGTAGCTTGTAGTACATTCTTGTCCTTTTAGGGGGTGGGAGGGGGATTAGTCACATGCTACGTTGCATGGGTTTTTCAGGCTGTTTAGAGCAGTGGAAGacggaggaaaagaaaaattccCTCTGGGGATCATACAGTTACATCGCTGCAGTAATGAGTCCCTGAAACAAATTTGAATGGAGATTATGAGATAGCCAATTTGACCCGGGTCACTTTCATTAGCTCGGAGCACGAGAAAGCCTCCTCACGTATGAACAGCGAATCAAAATTGCCATTTAACTAGACAGAATTAGTATTGTGTCTTCACCTTAAATGCATCTGAGGGTGCATTAGGTGAAATTGGACCTGAAGGGAAAGAGCACATCTAATAGGATGGCTAAATGTCAAATCTTTTAGCTGAGAGGAAAATGATGAAATCCTGTTAATTCTGGGCACGCAAATAAGCTCTGCTGTTCAGGGGTGACTATGATACCTGTTAGGGGGAGTGTAGTGACTCTCCTGTAGATCGGTCTGGTCCAGCTGAGTCTCCAGCTGCCTCTGCTCTTTCCTCAGGTACCTACGGAGGGCTGACAGCTCTCTGATCACTTCCTGCTGTCGATCTGATGCAAACAGAGGGGTCGAGAAGAGAAAATGACCTGGATTGgaattatacatttttgagtGGTAATTTATGATTTACAAGCAGCCAGGCATTTGATTTTTAGAGGAGATGGGGTACAGATAACTATAGACTGTCTTACCTTGTGGCTGGGGTGTTTTCACAGTGACTTCTCTGCAGTGTGGTGCTGACACAGAGCGATCCTGTTGTAGAAAATCGTTTCataccacagacacacagtgttgatgtgaaaatatttgcatCCAAACTACTGATCGACTTACAGTCCTGGAGGAAAGTTGGCTCACAACAGAGGGAGGTCTGGATGCTACGAGATTTGTCTGCTTCCTCTGCAGGGTTGGAATGGGAGGAGATGGCTCTCGCTGCAAATAAATGAGCAGAATTACTTGACAAAGGTGTAAAACTGTAAGCTACAAACCAGTGAGTTTCCAGGCTTTTACTGTACCTCATTACTCAGCTGctcccttttctcctctctgtcccgGGCGCTGTCAGACACCTTCTTCTCAATCTCTTGTTCCTCCCTCaccctcttttcctcctccgtGTGTTGTGTTTTAGGTTCAGAGAGAGAACTCTGGTTTTCCAGCCTATGCTCCTGAAAGCAAAGAAAACTGTTTCTGAATTGCAAGCCCGCTGTGAGGAAACCCGCTCAGCTGCAAGGAGGAAGGAGTGATGAAGTGTTCTTCATCAAAGAGATGAACTCCTCACCTTGACCCTCTTTTGCGTCCTTTGTTCCTTGTCATATTCCTGCTGCATACGAGCCCTTTGGTCGGCCagcctcttttcttctttttcctcctcgACCCTCAGCcgttctctctcctcttcctgctttCGCTTGTTTTCCTCTATCTGTTGGTAATGAAAAGGTCATGTTACATTTATAGTTCATTTACAACTTCTTTAAAGTGCTCAGGAACACTGAAGTGATAAGATATAATAAAAAGGGAGACACATGCCAAAGcaattcatgttttgtttgatttatgcCCTCCATTAGCATCCAAGCAGTAACTTGCCTCCACTAAAGGCTGTAGCCCAGGACTTACCTGTCGTTCCAGGTCTTCTTTGTATCTGTTCTGCATGAAGAGCTGCTGTGGAGTTGGCTGATCACCGAAACCTGCAAGGACAAGTGAGACAGAAAGCAATCTATCTACgaaaaagagcaaaatgcaCAGAACACAATAACCCAGAGAGACTGAACACTACCTGACAGTCGATTGGAAAGAGGAGCCCTGGCTTCAGCCTGAGGAGTGTGCCCATCTCTCGTCAAAAAACTTTGCGTCTGTCCACTATTCCTGGAAACGGGATTCATATATGACTCCTTGTTGATCCTGTGCATTTGATTCAGGTCGCCTGagggaaagaaaacatgtataAGTACCTAAAACATGCTGTGTATCTACTTAGTATCTCAGGTTTAGCAGACCTTATTAGGACAGAAAGTGAAAGCCAACTCACTGATGAGGTTGCCTTTTGTGTCTTTAATTGGAGCGCCTGCTCCACTTTTCCCCCAGGGGTTGTACGCCATCATCTCAGCCTCTATCTTGGTATCATATCgctccttctcttctttctctcttcttttgcGCTCCTCTCGTTCTTTTATCTAGACACAGGGAAGGCAGGGTATTTCAACAGTTGATGCATTTCTTTGCCCATTGGGAATTGCTGAGTCCACCGTGATCTGGTCTCTAACtgtcaaaatatctgctgtcTCCAAAATGAGTCAGTGTCCGGGTGTCCTCTGGTATCAGCGCGGCGCCTGTTACAGCAGTGTCAGCGTGACAGTTGGCATATCAGACGGTGTGCTGCTCCCTCAACCCCTCGACTCAGTTACCCAACTGAAAGCTGGGCACAGCACACGTCTTGGTCACAAATAGTCATTACTAATTGGTGAAGTTAGTTATTATATATGACAGATCTTATCATATCTTGGAGATCTAATGTCATACCTGCTGTCTGAGAGCTTCTTGGTAAATCAGtgcactctctctcctctgcttggCCTTGTCCTCAGGAAACTCTCCAACATGCAGGGGAGACGATCTATGCTGATCAATTGCTCTGGAAGCAGATGGACAGAGTGAGAAATGACGAGGAGGCATGTGTGCAGGAGGAACTGACAGACATGCAGTGATTGCCCTCTtctggaagagagaaaaatctACTATTGTTAAAGCAATTATACCCTGCAAATGTATTGTCAATGTAAAGAATAGGACTTGGACACAGTTTGAAATTGTGCTACATTTTTTAACACTGAATTTGTCATCTAAATAAAAAACTTCTATTGCAAAAACAACGGAGATGGGATGGAGACTGACTCAGCAGGTCTGAGAGGAGGTGGTCGTTTACGAGGACTGTGGAAATTTCCAGGCTGCTGCAGCGCTTCAGGCGGACCATCTAatacagaaaatagaaaaagacaagataataaatacaaacagattTCACAGAGTTTCATTAGCTATCTGCTCAAACTGTCTGCCAACTTTTCCCCCCCGACATAAAATGTCTGTGTCAGACAATGTCAGAACCAGGGCCGAAAACTGGcagcaaaatgaaaatggaaagaaaataaatgtaaccaaACAGACCAGCTGGATGAAGTGAGATCCATCTGGATCTGCTGAACTCATATCCAATAAACTGTATATCCCCTCAGTAATAAAATCAGTTCTGCTGTAAAATGAGATTTATGAATTGCTATGCCAAGTCCCCTTGGCCATTGATAGGGGTGATAAAGTGGCTCCATAATAAATGGTAATGGTTCTCTACAGAGAGGTCTAGGAGTTTATTTAAGCCGATGTAAATTCCTCCCATCTTAAGGTCAGACTGCGAGTGAGTTTATGACCATGAAGACACAAGACACAGCAATGCCTGTGGAGGGCCATAGGAGGGTTTACCTCAAATATGTGTACTTTACATCACTGCTGATCACTTCAAAAGCAATTGAAGCAGTTTCGGGATGCAGTAAATAATCCATAACAGTGAACATCAcggctgcttttatttttgtcaatatATGATTGTTGTATTCTTCTGTGCAGACTTTATGTGAAGCTGCACTTGCGGCTGCACTGCTGCACAGTCATTGCTTATAAACCAGTGAAAAAATGTAAACCTGTGTCACAAAAACAATTCATCAATGCTTTCAAAAGGCTTGCGGTAATGCAAAGTATGCATGATTTGTACTAAAAGGCAGAGAggcaaaaatattttaaaagaagaTGGTTGTAATACTATACTCTGATTGTAAGGGAGATGAGGATCTAATGGATTCCTGGTTCCGTAGTAGTGATAAGCAGCATCATGTGGAGTCCTGTAATTATTAGTTACAgtgggaggagcaggaggaggagcagcagcgaccctgaaaaaaacaaaatcacagaaactATCATGAATTTACATTGGAGGCGACAGTTTCCTTCATGTAACACAGAGCAACAGTGAGCTACCTCGGGATGGCCACCTCTCCTAGCGTGTTTGGGAAGTCCCTGTGGTATACTTCACTGTAATAGTCCAGCAAGGGGAAACCtggtgctgctgtcactgtcttTTTCCCTGTCAGCAGACTGAGAGGTGTACTGTGGTCCATGTGGGGCTTTCCCGTGCCGGCTCTCTGATCTGTGTCCACATTGGGTTTGTCTTCTTTAGGCCTTGGATTCAGATCCTTCCCCGCGGCCTCCAGATCCTTTCCGGGCTTGTAGGGGACATCTCGCCTCCAGTCATCATATTGCCGATTTACAGCCCCGAACTGCTGAATTCGGTCAGGCTGGAAGAGGTGATGCAACatgcaaaagagagagaaggaaatcacacaaaaagcaaagattACAACCTCAACATAAGGTGTTGCTCTCTCCATCCTGCTCTACCTCTTTCTCAGGGTCTGTGGCTCCAGTGGCAGCAACCCTCAGCTCAAGTTTCTTCTCcctgaaagaaaataatcccATCCTTTGTGTATTGTTGACTCATGGGATTTTTCCAGGTAAAACAACTCTATTTTAGTAAATAAATACTCACCTCATCTTGTTTATCTGCTGTTCAGCAATTTGTTGCAGCAGCTCTCGCTTATACTGCTCCTTCCTCATTTGAGAGGCCGTCCGCTCCTCTGTTgctcctgcagagagacacaaacatgcagatgCTGTCAACAACGATGCTGAAAAAGGCTTTCAAGTGACTCCGCTAATAATCACATAAGTCAATATATCTCCAAAAACATCATGCAATAAGAATGGTATTTACCAATCATGAGTCCAGTAGCAAACTCTGCTTTATTCTTGCTGGTAGCAGGTCTAGGTCTCACAGCTGTCCTCATGCTGTCTGGCATTTGTTGACTATGAAACACAGGCAGATCCAGACACTCAACAAAAGTCATCCAATTACTGACAGGGGGAACAGCATAGCAATCAGTGCCCTTCTGAGCCACACCCAGCTACCATTTTACATCATACACTGCCTCGCAGTTTGCCTTTCTGGTCTCAGAGTCAGGGAGCGAAGCCTCATTCTCCAATCAATCCAGCTGCTCTGATAGAACTGGGGTGAGTAATTGTTTGCCTGGAGCTGGGCCAAAGCTCACCCTCCATCACCGCCCCACATGGTAACGGCTTATTGAGAGTGGCTCGACTGAACAGTATAAATGGAAACAATGAAAGGCAACAGGAACGTAGGATAAGTGCTGGAGAGCAATAACTGAATATGGCAGCAATTATCTGTACCTGACTGGTTGGCTCATTCAATCAGATTACTCCATCGATTGGTGAAATTTATGTGACTTTCCAGGAGGATGTTATTGGCTGTCCAGCGCTGCATGTGAATACTGTTGCTATCTCAGATGATTATGTTTCAGCGTTACATCTCATTGCTGCAGTTGCACCAGAGCTGTACATAGAAATAATGATAATTTTGCTTACTCTGACTTCCCAAGCCATTCATTGTAGTTTTGATCATGAACACCAGGAGCTTCCACCTCCTTTATGTCCAGAGGAGCCCTGCcataaagacaaacaacacaggtgaaaattaattatattatcCTACCTGACCTTCTTTCTATGGAATATATAACAGATTATAAGAAACAAATAAGAAAACTGCACCTGTTAGCTCTGTGATCCCTCTCTGGACTGTGTCTGCCTCGCCTCCTCCTGTGCTTGAACTCcaactcctcctctctgtctgtgcttAGCTCCTCCTCAGAGCTATAGGGCTCCTTTAGTCGATAGATTTGCCAGCGCCTTCGTCCCTGATAGCCTCGACCCCAAGTCCCCGTCCTTTTTGCATTATCCACTGATTCAGTCAGCGTGGCAGCATCTTTCCTGGATCCAGGCTGCTCCCTGGAAGGAGGATGTGTGTTGTTATGAGTGTTGATGGGCAGAGGTGAAGCTGGAGAAGAAATCCACTCAGCATCCGAAGCTTGAACCCATCcaggctgaaaaaaaagaatatgaaaAGAATATAATAAATAGCAGGGTGTTATTGGAGAAGAAAATGTCTACAAACCATCAATGCGCTTGTTTGATTATTGTTTATTCTCATTACCTTTGAAGGGACAGGAGGTGTTTCCCTCCTTAAGCTACTGAGTTGAGCTTGTTCCTGTAGGAAAAGATTGtattctttgtttctctcctctcttagTTTTTCCTGTGAGAGAAACATAGTTAGTGTCATGTCTCTGAGGCAGCCATCAGGTAGGTTGCCAGCTACTTTTTTCAAATGCTGTGGTTGAATTTGACTCATCACTCGCACATATAACAATCAAACTAAATATACCTTTTGAATATAAGACAACTCACTGTAGCTTTCATATCAGAGTATCACAGCCTCATCTCAGTTTAAGGTAGCTGCTTAAAGGCAACTGGATTTCCCACGACTTAATTGAGACATTGATTTGGCAGATGCTTTTGTGGTATTCTGTTTCTCGCAAAAAAGGGCTGAGGATCAAGCCTCAAAAGCTGAATGTATGACAGATGTGCTGCATTAATTTCTATAGCTTTGAATGTCAGAGAAATGCATTACAGGTAGCTTTGATCCGGCACAATCTACAATGTTTTCAAAGATCCATGGCCTGTAATATTATCATAAACTTCAAACATCTGCATCATCCAGGTGATATTCAGACGACCCAGGTGGGACTTGAACCCACAATCCCCAGCTCCGGAGGCTGATGCCTTATCCATTAGGCCACTGGGCCACTGACTCAACTTCAAACACTATCTTACAGATTGTTAGTAAGATCTGACACATCTGCAAGCACAGATAAACAAAAGCAGTTGCCATGACACAAAGCACTGTACAATCAACAATACATCTGAGCTTAAGTCTTGTATATGAACTCCGTTCGTGTTGTCATGAGCAAGTTACATCATGCCAGTGGAAAAAAGAGCCCAGTTTGATGCCCATGGAGAGTTTACTGCTTCCTGTTATGTCAAACACAGGGACACGCAAAAGACAAATGTACACGCACAAAACTGGACTCACTGAAATATCCACtcaggcacacagacacacacagacacacacctgagctGAAATCTTCTCATTAATAGGCAGGGAGAGACCCTGGGGTTGCGGAAGAGGTTCCCTGGGTTTCAGATCCTTTTTCTGGAGGAAGACCATGACAAAAAAGGACAGGATGGTAAGTTAGCAAAAAGCAACACATGTCTTGATAATGGTTATCAAATACATCACCAGACCGTGGCAATAAAATGGTTGTAGTCCAGTTGGAGCTCCTGCTTAAGTTTATGCTTCTTGCTTTCATAGTCAGTCCCCAGCATCAAACTTAGACCCCAACCTGGAAAGtatcataaatacataaaatgtatgACACTATGCGCAAAGAATGCAATCTGTTTAACATCAGACTTGCACAATACCTTGGTCTGGATTTGGGGATATTCCTTGTACTACTGCTGCTGGAGGCATATCCACTGTACACGGTTGTTAATATTGCCAGCCTTTGACTGTAGAGAACATTCACACATCATGTGAAAACATTCTGTGTATCTGCAGTTCAGTGGTGATCATCAAAGCACTTATATTTTACACACCTTGATTTGCGTGGATGGTGGATCACACTTCAGTGATGACATATATTTGGGTGCTTCCTCTTCTTGCTCGTCCCATTTTCGTCCATTAGTGACTATGTACATCCAACAAAGTATGTTATAGTTatagtttcaaagtttcaaagcTCAGCTGCAACTCAGCCCTGGCCACAGAAGTCAGAAATAATGTATaatattattcatatttatatattcttgCCCTAACAGACCAAAACCCGACAAATAGTCCTGTCTAGATTGTCAGCATGGCGCAAAGCATCATTCCGTTGCTGTGGGCAACCATGACACGAAAGGTCCTCTGGGAgaggctaactaagctagctaaaaGTGAGCTTAAGATCATATAAAATACATCTGAGACGTGtaaaaatcactgttttataGTTGTCACATTAATTGGACATACCTTTAATGCCGTTGGCTGCTGATGCGGTTTTAATATTATAACCTCAGCGGAAATAGACTGAAGTTTACAAAGTGAGCTAACAACGAATGCTAGAAATCAAGCACCTAGTAGCCGTTTGAGCTACTgtcttgaaagaaaaaaaaaaactattttcacaAATGAACATTAGCTGCAGTTTTGTCAGTATTCAGATAACTCAGCCCTCAGTTAAAAGCACAGCACCATAGACCTGGAAGCAAACGCCTTTATGAGTGAGGCTGCTGTTCCGAATAGCGCCACTAGATGACAGTGCGCCCCAAACGGTTAGCACCATGGTTAGCACAAGTTCTCCCAGGACGGAACCATGTATTCTCTCAGAGGGGGGACCGCCCTTTAATACGAGTGATAAATACGGTAAAGTCGCTTCACATggaacattatttttatttatggatCATTCTTACTGTAAAACAATGTAATgtggcacacagacacaccaatGTCATATTTGTGAGAGAATAGTGAGACTTACAACCCCTGCGATTACACTTTGGTATATTGGTATCGTTGACTGTCATGGCT
This window contains:
- the cspp1a gene encoding centrosome and spindle pole-associated protein 1 yields the protein MPPAAVVQGISPNPDQGWGLSLMLGTDYESKKHKLKQELQLDYNHFIATKKDLKPREPLPQPQGLSLPINEKISAQEKLREERNKEYNLFLQEQAQLSSLRRETPPVPSKPGWVQASDAEWISSPASPLPINTHNNTHPPSREQPGSRKDAATLTESVDNAKRTGTWGRGYQGRRRWQIYRLKEPYSSEEELSTDREEELEFKHRRRRGRHSPERDHRANRAPLDIKEVEAPGVHDQNYNEWLGKSDQQMPDSMRTAVRPRPATSKNKAEFATGLMIGATEERTASQMRKEQYKRELLQQIAEQQINKMREKKLELRVAATGATDPEKEPDRIQQFGAVNRQYDDWRRDVPYKPGKDLEAAGKDLNPRPKEDKPNVDTDQRAGTGKPHMDHSTPLSLLTGKKTVTAAPGFPLLDYYSEVYHRDFPNTLGEVAIPRVAAAPPPAPPTVTNNYRTPHDAAYHYYGTRNPLDPHLPYNQNGPPEALQQPGNFHSPRKRPPPLRPAEAIDQHRSSPLHVGEFPEDKAKQRRESALIYQEALRQQIKEREERKRREKEEKERYDTKIEAEMMAYNPWGKSGAGAPIKDTKGNLISDLNQMHRINKESYMNPVSRNSGQTQSFLTRDGHTPQAEARAPLSNRLSGSFGDQPTPQQLFMQNRYKEDLERQIEENKRKQEEERERLRVEEEKEEKRLADQRARMQQEYDKEQRTQKRVKEHRLENQSSLSEPKTQHTEEEKRVREEQEIEKKVSDSARDREEKREQLSNEREPSPPIPTLQRKQTNLVASRPPSVVSQLSSRTDRSVSAPHCREVTVKTPQPQDRQQEVIRELSALRRYLRKEQRQLETQLDQTDLQESHYTPPNRPRGRPRVDAFKSAHKRDVQPSTRSPSSAAERVNMEHFREFNQLKYRDTASREEVRHMYPDPPTDAQSLDIQQQALLREQQRKIRLMKREEDPDFLEQHLSSYRRRNKPGYIHRDSNLPSETAFIGGLRHTPARVSVLQLLPVLGARRICQLQGVDRTVPAIGNGREIIFTVVMRVKSMLMSRDAFRPPQNPGRGQPHGGDMMRELCPLIKGIIATRQMLSPYTQNLKSHKGNTTSSASQDRTVVIAAADQVLPGDEVDVSSLRSALERRVSVDTVATEPWLRPGTSDAAKRSGCGERPTIRMDTPPWLTHRVT